One Diadema setosum chromosome 8, eeDiaSeto1, whole genome shotgun sequence genomic window carries:
- the LOC140232053 gene encoding methyltransferase-like protein 27, protein MATEKEKAQAWKNMEPIFQKETKEAYTEWGADSYDKDMAALGYNTPTEGVVKVTSLVPDTSARILDFGCGTGLAGELLKAKGYSNVYGVDPTETFVERSIEKQVYKEARVLEIEPATKICYDDGFFDAVVSVGVFGLNGATQEAFPEVNRILKPGGYFVVATRERNYDPTIQVGLDLPAGYAKFVEEGVWDRLADKKYLYYEENQVPGLVITARKK, encoded by the exons ATGGCGACGGAGAAAGAGAAGGCCCAGGCCTGGAAGAACATGGAGCCTATATttcagaaagaaacaaaggaagCATACACAGAATGGGGCGCTGACTCATACGACAAG GATATGGCAGCGCTTGGCTACAACACGCCCACAGAAGGCGTTGTCAAAGTGACGTCGCTGGTTCCTGACACCAGTGCGAGAATTCTCGACTTCGGGTGCGGCACCGGGCTTGCAGGAGAATTG CTAAAGGCGAAGGGCTACTCCAATGTGTATGGCGTCGACCCGACTGAGACGTTTGTTGAGAGGTCCATAGAGAAACAGGTCTACAAGGAGGCACGGGTTCTTGAAATCGAACCTGCCACGAAGATTTGCTATGACGACG GCTTTTTCGACGCAGTGGTGTCGGTTGGAGTTTTTGGTCTCAACGGAGCAACCCAAGAAGCGTTCCCCGAGGTGAACCGTATTCTGAAGCCAG GCGGCTACTTTGTTGTTGCTACCCGCGAGCGTAATTACGACCCAACTATTCAGGTTGGACTCGACTTGCCGGCTGGCTACGCCAAATTCGTCGAAGAGGGCGTGTGGGATCGACTAGCAGACAAGAAATACCTGTATTACGAGGAGAATCAAGTACCGGGATTGGTCATTACTGCCCGAAAGAAATAG